The Plectropomus leopardus isolate mb chromosome 1, YSFRI_Pleo_2.0, whole genome shotgun sequence sequence actataaaaaataaaaaacacaagtaaatcCATGGCTTCCAAACACAGGtgatttttggcgatttttttctcttttccctttaatgttttttgatgattttcaaaggaaaaattTGACTCTACTTTCATaaattttttcctttaaaaacaaaattggtgatttttaaaggaagaacttggatatttttttaaacgtgtATTTTTGGGCCTACAGGTTAGGaaggcatgctttctttaacaaaatatttgtctttttttcctttcagaaatCACCAGAATAACACCACTGATCTCagccacaaactgtaaaaacggAAATGATCgttgtattttcaaatttcacacctcgtgttattatacaggtttgtgaaacaaaattccacgACTTCTCTGAAGCTTTCAGGGTATACTGCGTTCtctaaaacttttccaggcctggaaattactatttttaaatatagtagCTTTTCCAGGTTTTCGTGACAGCACAAACCCTGACGGTAAATCTGCTGTCGTCATTGTAAACTGTAAATCCtccgttttgtttttgtttgaatctCGCGGGTgatatttttgtgcaaaatggaaaatatattCACTTTCATCTTAAAGGTGTCCTGTGGGTTTGAAGtcttttttattcagtgttacTCAGCagattaatgtgtgtgtatcattGAGGTCTTACAAGTTTGCTGAATTTCTTTCCTTCCTCATAAAGttctcataaaaacacacttcttCTCTGTCTTCGTTGATGCATTTCTGTGCTTCTTTTACTGCCGCCTGCTgcttttttcagggtttttccttgtttgaatcacctgatctgtttgtttggagagatgtttcagctggttgcaatcggCGATCCTCTCTGCCAGACGccaccaaatccccctaaatctgaTAAAGTTTCTTTATGTTCACCCTTGCAGTCAAAAGCTGTCGAATATTAACTTACAAAACGTagcaaacatttatttgaataGAAACAGTGGTGTGTTCAAACACCCCTGTGTCACACAGGCGCActgccttttattttaattcaaaggGTTTTTATTGTCCTCAGAAAAATGACGTCTACATCgtgggaaataaaaaaacaaaaattgtatgTACAATAAGTTAAGATCTTACAGAATTTGGTTTATCTTCACGTCACTGCTGATCGGCTAACAGCTCTGACATGCTTATCAAACGGGAGAAAACGTACCTCAAAGCCTAATGCTCACCATTTCACAACATCTCAGTGAAACATGTCGTTCAGTCTGGAAACTGAAGCAAACAGTGAACAGTTTTCAGTTTGAACTTGCCTCAGGCTTCTTTAACCCACTCATTACCAACATCgacaaaacaaactaacagacatggcccaaaaattagcaagaaattagtttttaaaaagttacaagaaaattaccaggaaaaagtaaaaaacaaaagcaaaaacaattgcctgaaaaagtactgaaaaaataggtatttatataatatattgtgttatatttttttctgtgcaaaattttaaatatagaatgattataattattaatacagttgtctggacattttgcccttttttggacaatttctaaataaactaattttaggtaatttttgcAATTAGTgggacatttaaaattatgttaaagattTGATCTAAATAAAATTCTAAGAACATATTTAAAGTCTTGTTTTCcttgtcttcttttttgttttgcttaattttaaggaaattttcttgaacttctcacttatttcttgctcatttttgggtcatttcttgtttttgttgctcattgtcctcCACGTTTATGAAGGAAATCAAACTTTTctcaggctttaaagggtttaaaaacaaaacattttaactggTGACTTGGTTGTGGAACAAATAACATCTAAAATCTACTTTACAATAGTGCTCTTACAATCAGATGACAGTGAAAAGAAATGCATGTGGAGGAGCTGAGAGGAGAAATaccattaaaacatttaattatctAGAAGCACACGAGCCCACAGGAAGAGATGCAACTGGTATTATTTTAATGGTGTGAATGTTTTGGATGGTTTGACTTTTTCCTCTTAACTGCTGATGAAGGACgtaatttttttgaagtggggttttttgaggtatattacatacagtacatgtcaGTCGGCACAGTTAGGCTAGACAAAGACgagctcttattttgaatttttctgtCTTCTCGTGTACTTCCTGACTGTGCACGAACACACAGTTAAGTGCTCAagagtgtaagtgtgtgttgaCTATTTGAACAAATTTAAAGTTTACTGACGTCATGTAAACTGTGCAGAAACTGTTGAACTGCTCCTTTAGTTGACTCAGTGACTCTCTGAAACAGCAACaaacttaacaaaataaaagacattctTACTCACAGTCTACAAAttattaattacatattaataaaaaaaacacgtaGTGTGGCGGTTGTTGTCAGCAGGGGGTAATAAAGTCCAATAACACCCCGACACACAAACCTCACAAAACGTTACCGTCACAGTCCAGTCTCgtgaatattcatttttttaaaaaagaagacagcaTCTTTCCTGTGACGCGGGAGGCAGATCTGCTGCTGGAGACGTCACACGTCTGTCGATTTGCTGCGTTTCATATCACtgaaagaagaacaaaaacacacattgtaGAAAAAAGCAGAGATGGTAGAGCAGGGATGCTTAATTTTCTTTCCTTcggggcacttttgcaaaataacagttcctagaattttaggacatttttgaggattttaggatgtttcaagaattttaggacatttataggattttaagacattttgaagattttagcatgttacTAGGTTTACAGGCAGTGCTTGGGTTATaagacttttctaggatttgaggatgtttttagtatttcaagacatttttaggatataaggacatttcaaggattttgggacattagggtctgagctaggacctctgtcagggggtgaggggaatcctccactggcacttttttagctttattttgatgctgttttattcactctggcacctaatgtgtactaaaagtacaaaaacaactcacATTGTGAATCACCTTATTTTTAtcgtgaattagaaaatagttttggAGCCACCGTGCACCCTATTGAGGTTGAGTACGTTGAGTATCATTGTGTCAGTGTCTCAGAGCAAAATTATCTGTTGTCAGAGTTTCACCTTTGACCCtttgctctctgctgctgctgacttaCCGCAGCTCCTCCTTCAGCCGCTCCAGTTTGTCGTGCAGCCGATCGTTCTTCACCCGAATGGGATTGTTGGGGACAAACCAGGCCGCTATAAACTTACACACCACCACAAcatgctgcagaaacacacacacacgcacacgcacacgcacacacacacacacacacacagaaattacTGAACCTCTGTCTGCAGGTCAAATCGAAAACACTGTCGAACCCAAATCTGGAGCACAAACCTCAAACAAGATGACGAAGGCAAAGCGTACGGCCAAGACGCACCAGAACTGAGAGGTCAGACTGTAGTCCTCATTGCTCCTGTAGTCTCTGtagctgtaaacacacacacatacacacacacacacacgcacacacgcacacacacacacacagtttgtccCTGTGTATCAGATCTGTGACTTTATCTTCTGTCATGTTTGGACCGAGCTGCTCACCTGCACTGCGTGACATTGAGGCCTCTCTCTGTGATCATCTGTTCTTTGAGAAAGTCATTTACAACTGCCGGGTGCGTCATAAACGCCGTGGACAGAGTGTCATTGATGTAGCCCTGCATGCAGCTGCAACGAcagcaacataaaacatgatgatgatgatgatgatgatgatgatgatgagacaGGATGCATCTGATGACATATTATCAGGTGTTTCTGTAGGCTGAAACAGTACTGACTGTGAGTTTGTGGTTCCGTTAGCACACGGGCCGTAACGGTAACGGTAGACGAGGCGTGGAATAAAGTCTGATGAGACCCCGATGACCAGACCGTTAGCGATTACTGCCAACACACCGATGGCCTCCAACACCTTCGTCCATAtacctgcagacacaaaaaaacgtGGGAAAAAACATTAAGAGCAGATtggcaagaaaaagaaaaaaagtaaagggtgacaataaaatgatcacagaaaactatttttaaaatagatttaattttttagcacttttttgaggtcattttctcatttgtttttcctttttttatatataattactCTGTGACaaggaaataatctgaaaattagaTGGATGGGATTGTTGATCGCACGGGAAAATCTccatttttggttaaaaaaacaataaaataatatattttaaaatttaaaaaaattgttttattgtttttttgttttcaatttacTTTGGcttatttttgagtaattttcttgtaattttttgtaacaAATTTTGGGCCATTCTTGTTACCTTGCACCTTAccctcctcccatgtttttgaaagaaatcaagccaatttgctttggttttaaagggttaacagacaCGCTGCTCACCAATGTCGTTGGTCTTCCGGGGAACCAGCCGCCGCTCCAGGCGGACCATCTTGATGGCGTCCAGGCGGATCTCAAAGACGTTGTTGATGAGAGCCAGCAGCGGGGCGAGAGGGAACGCTGCCACAAATATGGTGGTGAAACTGAACTGGACCACTGGAGGGGACGGACAGGAAGTTAGAGACATggaaatttgattattttatgcattttcaggTGGGGTAGGGTAAGTTAGGGTACtcttaaaaaatgggaaaaatgtgtgaaaaaaagaaaaaagccagggaaaaactatatttattattatcctaatttaaaatgatgttacaaaataatcatgatttataagcacttttccaggtcttttgttttttccctttttttctttatttttaaaattattttcaggtactatttttttaataacttttaagtcatttcttcttttgctgcttattgcatttgttacatttttcaaagaaatctgATTTGCTGAGGTTCAAAGGGTTCATCTTGGCAGAGGCCCATTCTtccttttcacaataaaagtcctaCAAATCATGTGAGGGTCAGGTCAGACTGTGGACGTACCCATCTCCAGGAACTCATTGAACAGACTGAAGGCGTCCGTGTTGGCCAGGTGATAATTATTCAGCCAGTCCCGAAGTTTGCAGATGTCACACGGTTCGACCTGTCCGTCTTCGTTACGGCAGGTCTTCCTGTAACAGTGACCGCACTTCCTCTGTAGCCTCTTCGCGGTGCTTTTACTCAAGCAGCTCTTCAGCCAGCTGGAAGACACAACATTTTGGTTTGTGAAGAGGTCTGGGAGCTCAGTCGGACAGGGACACGTATTCGTCACCAGGCGACGTTGAATGAAAACACAGCGAACACACTCACGGCACAGTGAACTCGAAGATGTTGTTGAGGGTCTGTTTGAGAAGCATGATGACGGCCATCTGGATGAAGAGGTCTGTCAAACAGCCGCTGGGATGGCACTACagcacacaatacacacaacacacaacacacaatacacaacacacaacacacaacacatgtaAGGGTTAGTACCGTGGAGGAGACGTGCTGTGTGAACGACAGAAAGTGTATCTGCTCACCTCCTCCAGTCTCCATCCAGCGATGCGCACATAGTTTCCTGGATGGCCGTTTATCCTGCAacaagaaaacatcaacaatCAGCATTTTAACGCTCGGACCTGAACTGAAGGCTAATACACATCATACAAATGTTCATAGTCAGACAGCTCCTCCAGTTTATaccagtacaaacacacacatacacacacaatacacacacacacacacacagacacacagacacacacacacaagcaaacacacagacagacacacacacacacacagacacacacacacaagcaaacacacagacaagacacacacacacacacacacacacacacacacagacagacatatagacagacacacagacagacagacagacagacacagacagacagacagacagacacacagacagacagacagacagacacacagcacacacacacacacacgcacacacacacagacacacacacacacacacgcacacacacacagacacacacacaagcagacagactgacatatagacagacacacagacagacagagagacacagacagacagacagacagttagaGGGTACCTGCCCAGGAAGAAGGCCACATAGAAGAGTGAGGAGAAGAGAGTGAAGAACTGGAAGGTGAACATCTTCACTGTGAAGTTTCTCTCTCTGGCAGCGAATGAGTTTGTCTTctctgaagcacacacacacacacacacacacacacacacacacagaaaggatATGGAATCGCATACATGTAATGTGAGATACTTGACAAAATGTCTTTGAATATTGGTGCATTTCTACATTTCTGCTCGCTACACGCTGAGTAAAGGTATGTCCTCACCGAGGTCACACAGCTTGAGCGACACCCATCTGTTCACCTGCaggtgacagacacacacaggagagattTGATCGTTATGTTATTGTTGGCAGGTTCAGCTTTGTAAGAGCAGTAAGCCATCTGCTGACAGATCTGTTTGTTCTCATATCAGCTGCTTTTCAAAAGCTTCCAGTGGAAACTTCTTCCTGATTCCTCAGCGGTCTGACTGTCAGTTTGAAGAAAGTCTAGAGAGCTGCAGAGTCGCTCATTTTTAAAACGCTGTCTTGGATATGTCAAAGATTAGTAacaacattgtattttattctgcATTGTGCAGCAATATgacacatttgtttaaatgtgagcGCTGTTAATTGATGAGAATGACACACTTTCCGAAACTCTGAAACAGCGGCGGAGGGCGCGCATGCTCCGAAATTCCAACACCGCGGCGGAGAGCGCGCATTCTCGCAGCCGCTCACtcagttttacaaactgtctcgCGCGCGTGCTCGATGGTCGCGTGCAATGACAGGCTATTAATAGCACCCATACCACTAATTCAGCACATGTACCTTTAAACAATCTTCAAGGTGAGATTCAGGATAAAATAGAAAGATCATGACAAAAAATTGGCCAGAGACCAAACTTACTTGCCCACTCCTGCTTTAACGGTCCTAAATTATAAATCTGACTCTGTGCAAAAActataaatgcatcaaaatcaatGTTATTGCTAATCTAAGGATAatttattatattgaaaattattcattttttttattttttattatcaaaaacaacattgacaTCGCGTATTTAAACTagcattcaaagggttaacaatgtTTAATCATTTGATAGTTTTGATTCGGACTGAAGTTGATTAAAAGATTTAGGCCAAAACGTTtgtgaaaaacatatttatatatagcatttttatgaaaggttttggaagtggacatttttgtccttgttgTAAATGAAAGTGATACCAGAGGGTTAAATCATGCAGAGCATTTTTTGTCATGCAGTCGTTGCCTATGGTTTCACTTGAAGTGGGCTGTACATCAGGGTTTCTgccaaatattgtaaaaatgacgtcatcaggtgGGAAAAAACTCCAAGTaaaaattccaagtcaaaagcccagaatgacacccggAAATAacacaagtcctgtttttctgctctgatggctgtgggatcaaaaatgtcagtttgaatgggtttcaatggagcatttttgaccttaacagtctgaatgtaactatttagtttccacagtgtattttagacttattgtaggagctgagctgcaaattcccagattaaacaaaaatacacaatcttgccaaaatttatgccacatgcatgaacacagccaaaatgatcaaagaaatgaagaatgaaaagcgcgtaGAATGCGTCAAACAGTCgctaagggttaataacaaactgctacaaatacaaaagcacaaacagcAAAGCACCTTAAAAGAGCTCAGAATGAgtgattcttttcttttttattcctctaACATTTTGTGGAGGTTCGTGAGGATCGGGATGCAGGTGTACGTACCCGCGTCATGATCTGAATGGTGACGTAGTGCAGCACGGCTCCCAGCATCACCGCCACCGTGTTGGCGTGATCTCTGATAAACTCCCAGCTGCCCTCAGACATCAGGGGAGCGGCCACCACCCGAAACACCACCAGGGCGTGAGCCAGACCGATGATAAGCATCAGctggaacacaaacacaccaacacgTTACTGCATCCAACCTCTGCTGCAGTGAGCGCAAACTTTTATCtgatcctctgctgctctcatcTGACATCTTTCTCCGTTCTGTAAAGCTACAATCTGATgtggtttttattgtttattttaattctctGATAAAGTGCCCCCATGTTCCCAAATCAGCAGGCGATAGTTAAGATTGTTTGACTAACAGTAATATAATGTTACAGAGAGCTTTTGGAGCAGTTAGTGATCAGTGCAAACCTCTTTTCAGGAAGAAACACACAATTTTCCCAAAATAAAGGGATGACAATCCCAAGGTGTTCACAGGGATTaccgtttttttttatttggttacttagtatctattttttccaagtttatctcctctttttttctgtatataataatgtaaaattgtagaaattagattttttgtaTGTGGCTGTTTGCATGtatatgtttaattaattagagCATAGGTTTAAATTATTAAGGAAGcagttattgtgtgtgtgtgtgtgtgtgtgagagtgtctTACCATGAGCGTTACCAGAATGAGGACCAGAGTGCTGCGTAGGTACGAGTGTCTGAACTGTTTGGGTTTACAGTTTGGATCATTCACTATCTCCATAATCAGTTCctcctgtaacacacacacacacacacacacacacacacacacacacacacacacacacacacacacaggttgagACTGAACTCACACATTAAAGGTATATTACAAAGTCTTTTGTGTGCTGGAATCCAGCGGctactttggtgtttttgcttaTTGCTTATTATAATGACATTTCCTGGAGTATCTTCAATtgcttcatatccctaaaatcaATACAGCCCTAGGCTAAAAGGTCATGTTAgtcataaaacataataattgaTGCAAGAATTGAAATTGCATCATTAAAACATTGGGTTTGGTTTTAGTCAGATTTtacaacaaagataaaaaataactttgatccaaaaaatgtttaaatgtagaaacataaaCTAAACATTTCTTAACACTCCAAAAACTTATTTGAACTATGTACACTCTTTAGTTTTTGaattatgcttatttttatgagcagagtgTAAAAGTGTTGTGATggattcattatttattattccgGTGTTATGGAGCGTTTTTTTTTGCGCAGTTTTGCACAACAAGCACCTCAGCACAATAACGTTGTTACGAGCGTACAACATGATGACGGATGAGAAAGAAGCCTTAGCTCTCtgctattattgttttttcttttagatcGATATATACACAACGTCCATCCACAGGGTGTCcgttttgaaagggttaacaacaGCTGTAACCCACAGACAGGACTCtcttcaaaaaagtgatttgttttcatttggtATGATCGTAAACAAAACTTGAATTGAACTTCTTTGAAGCAGTCAGTTAACATAATCTGACATCAGCTGTTTCCATACGTCTGACACATCCAGCACGGGCTGATATTAAAGTCAGAAACACTGTACTACTTTAAAGACAtcttttgatgcagaaaagacacacactggtgcataaaaatcaccagaatgcaggaagttaaatgacaaataaaccAAAGCCACTCCCCTGAACCCAGATCAGCCAACATTACGGATGTTTCAGGAAGTGACGACACAGCAGAGCTTCAGGGGATGCATTCATGTGGCTGTGTCATTAGAGATACACAAGTTTTCAACAAGTTCTGACATGTGAAGACAACTGAGCCATAACTGCAAGAACTCAGCAAACTCCAAAATGGAGACTATGAGATGCAGGTAAAAGCTGCAGAAGAAAAGTCACTGTATGCAGAGTCAactgagtttgtgtttttttttttttcaaggtaagAATAATTCCCTCAATCTGACCTAAATGGagtgtaaaaaacacaaatcacaaataaataaaaacagtctaaattattaaccctttgaaacctgggccaattaggtttacttaaaaaaaattaaaatgggtggaaagcaaaaagcaacttaagaaatgactaaaacatTAGCacgaaattaataaaaaatacaagaaaatgacctgaaaatgtaaacaaatgtagAAACacgtaaaaaaaagtaaaaaaaaaaacaaaaaaaaggaaaaggaccTGAAAACACTtggttaaaaatttaaataattctgtaaaatcatttcaaatatgtaagtatgataattttagatatagtactgtagacattttcccctagcttttaaaaaaacaattttccatAACCACTAATTTCTCACTAATTAGAAACTAACTAATCTcattaatcaaattaatttgcaaaggttcagagttttaaatacttgtaaaggcATTTGAgagcaggtttcaaaggcttaatgCAGAAAGAGCTATACtgaatttaaacacacaaaacctaAAATATGCAACCAAAGCTGCAGATATGTTGTGGTAATTTATCGCTTATCGACCTAAAACACTAAATCCATTAAACatgaattgatttaattttttctagTATTGTCCAGCTCAGATGACTGATAATTTATTGGAGATGTAGTGAAACATGCACGCTGCACTTTGTCTTTACACTGCGATCACCAACATAAAGACTCCCATACAGCTTGTAATAACATGTTCGTCTTCTGCGGGCTCTAATGTCACTGTAAACACGCCTTTGTTTACAGAAGAGCAAAGAGAAGCTTGAACCcaaaaaaactagaattactgcctcacgGTTGTACGCCTCCGCGAATTAGTCAAGTTGCGcttcagtttacatccatgtctgtaaaaacactttcacaCTTCACGCTCTGAAGATCtgtacagtcagcacagtttacagattagtgtcaccaattcagtatctgaccaaatgtcctCTTCTGTTCCGAAGATATGACGCTgagtaatggacagaaaagtgctttttatgatgtcacagttgacctttgacctgttaGAAATCCAATGTCCGAACTTGTTGTGAGAAACTTGTAAAAATTCATAgctagtgtatgaattcttgcaTTATCCTTAAgaccaagtggatgtttgtgccaaattagaggAAACTCCCTCACAGCCTTCTTGAGACATTtcgttcacaaaaatgagatgggCACAAGACCGCAGCgtctttaacctttgaccaggacaatctaatcagttcatcattaagtGTCAGTGGACGTtagtgccaaattttaaaaaaacgagactcaaaatgttcttgagatatccctTTCAAGAGAATGACACGGAagaggtcacggtgaccttgacccttggccaccaaaatctaatcagttcattgctgagtctgagaagacgtttgtgccaaatcccgttcacgagaatgagactgatgcgaggtcacagtgacctgtTCTGAGGCTCTGCaaacatcttcacagagacatggttaaccccttaCATCCTGGATCAacctgttgcactggatgggcagacctcGCTCAGAGCCGAAAGGACACAAGACTGAGACAAATTTTAGAACTGCACAGCAGtaattgtatgatgccatcagcagcaacatgcccgagCAACCGGATAGAATTGCCATAGttgctggtgattttaatcaacttatcCTTCTTAACTTAACTTCAACAAGGATGAAGCAGGATCAAAGACAAATGTTATttctaataaatctaccttcagTTCATTgataagtccaagtggacgtttgtgtcaaatttgaggaaactccctcataGCCTTCATGAGACATTGTGTTCACGAGACGTAGGTGTAACTTGAACACATAATACGTCCAGCCTCGGCGTGGAAGAATAAAACTATCTGTGTACATGTAGACAGCGCCAAAATTGTAGGGACGCCATTAGGGACAACAAACAGGACACAGACTCAGATTTGTCCTCAGTACCTCCTCCTCACACCAGTCGTAGACCTTCCACTGACTGACGTGTCGGGCTCTGTGTCTCTTCCACAGCTCCAGGAACAGAGTGGCTGAAAACATACAGAGAcaacagttaaccctttgaaaactgagcaaattggttttaatttccatcaaaaatgtgggaagatGGCAACTTatcaagacatggcccaaaaataagcaaaagattagttgatatattatttttttatgttaaaaaaataagcaaaaaacaaagtcagacacaaatttgcagaaaatatagattttatttttttctgacacatacatttaaatataaaaatatcatatcTATAAATATAGTCTTCTGGTCGTTTTTccctattttgtttt is a genomic window containing:
- the ano9b gene encoding anoctamin-9, with protein sequence MFFKKPEESFELWDRQKDGYSTEPLLPPMSNPRTYDYVLVAHKVEDESDLKAQRQRAFIQELEKKNITITKIIHEDKVFFGLRAPSEIFTDYQYLLKVSDSCNWCGDVRGSVTQATRIRIVNFILHQTFIGTGENLKELLMKDVFETMFCLHERRKQKQLKRKWARWSGLFTGQPVNDVKCYFGEKVALYYLWLGWYTKLLVPAAALGVVVFLYGLAFFNTNPLIKEVCQSDIIMCPRCDKRCTVWQLSDTCTYAKVSHLFDNEGTVAFAMFMAIWATLFLELWKRHRARHVSQWKVYDWCEEEEELIMEIVNDPNCKPKQFRHSYLRSTLVLILVTLMLMLIIGLAHALVVFRVVAAPLMSEGSWEFIRDHANTVAVMLGAVLHYVTIQIMTRVNRWVSLKLCDLEKTNSFAARERNFTVKMFTFQFFTLFSSLFYVAFFLGRINGHPGNYVRIAGWRLEECHPSGCLTDLFIQMAVIMLLKQTLNNIFEFTVPWLKSCLSKSTAKRLQRKCGHCYRKTCRNEDGQVEPCDICKLRDWLNNYHLANTDAFSLFNEFLEMVVQFSFTTIFVAAFPLAPLLALINNVFEIRLDAIKMVRLERRLVPRKTNDIGIWTKVLEAIGVLAVIANGLVIGVSSDFIPRLVYRYRYGPCANGTTNSHCMQGYINDTLSTAFMTHPAVVNDFLKEQMITERGLNVTQCSYRDYRSNEDYSLTSQFWCVLAVRFAFVILFEHVVVVCKFIAAWFVPNNPIRVKNDRLHDKLERLKEELRDMKRSKSTDV